In Sphaerospermopsis torques-reginae ITEP-024, the genomic window CACCATTAATCTGTCCTAAATCGGGTTCTCCGGCACTGTAAATATCAGTCAGGACTACTAAATCAGCATGGGTAAAGGATTCGGAAAATTCTTCTAAGAAGGTAAGTGTACGACTGTAGCGATGAGGCTGGAAGATGGCGACTACCCTTTGTCCTGGTCTAGCTTGGAGTCTTGCTGCGGCCAAAGTAGCACGAATTTCGCTAGGGTGATGGGCATAGTCATCTATAAAAGTAATACCAGCCGCTTCTCCTCGGAACTCAAAACGCCGTCTTGCCCCTTCAAAGGTAGCAATACCTTTAGCAATTTCCCCAAATTCTAAACCGAGAGCGCGTCCTACTGCTACTGCGGCTAGAGCATTGCTGAGATTATGCCGACTCAAAAGTTGTAGATTTAATACACCCAAGGCTTTACCTTTTTCCCACACCAAAGCTGTTGTACCATCAGCACGATAATCAATGTTGGTAACAGTATAGTCAGCGCCGATATCTGGATGTAGACTATAGCTGATGTTTGGGTTAAGGCGATCGCGCACTGTGTCACAATCAATGCTACCTACTAAAATTTGGCAGCCCTCGGCAAATTTTTGGAAAGTCTCCACTACTTCGTCTAATGTTTCGTAGTGGTCAGGATGATCGAGTTCAATATTGGTAATTATCCCGATAGCTGGGGCGTGTTTCACCAGAGAACCGTCAGATTCATCTGCTTCAGCCACTAGATACTTGCTTTCCCCTAATCTAGCATTCCCTTCCCAAGCATTGACTTCTCCACCGACTAAAATAGTCGGGTCAAGACCAGCTTGCAATAGCATATAACCAATCATGCTACTGGTTGTAGTTTTGCCGTGAGTTCCTGCTACAGCAATGCTATAGTAATCAGCAATTAAGGCTGCTAGGACATCGGAACGGTGTAAAATAGGACAACCTAATTCTATGGCAGCTTTATATTCCAAATTACTGGTATTAATAGCTGTTGAACAAATTACTTGAGGTAAGTTAGACTTATCAACAGGCAATTTTGCTGGTGAATTTAATACTATTCCATCAGCCGATTCTTGAGGACGAAAGAACTCCAGATTGCTGGCTTCTTGTCTACTAAAAATGTGAGCGCCCAGGGATTCTAACTTGCGTGTAATCTGATTAGGTCGCAGATCAGAACCTGATACTGGTAATTGCCGTTTTGTCAACACATAAGCTATAGCCGACATTCCTATACCGCCAATACCAATGAAATGAAATGGTCTACCGCTAAAATCTATCTGACTATTCATCTTTTGTTCCTCTTACACCACACCACAAAATCTTTAGAAATGACAACAAATGACACGCGTATCATAACAGGATTTGGATTTTTACAGATACTGCTCCTGTAGGATTTTCATATCTGAATAAAGGGTTAATTTTTTACTTTGTTTTTGCTTGTTCAGAAAGATATTACCCTGACGAGAGAGTTTCTCTATTTCTGATATCTTTTTATGATTATTCTGAAAACTGGGGTAACATCGGGAAAAAAATTCTGTCATGTTAAATACATATCTTTGATTGCTTTACTAGAAGTGGCTACGGAAGTCCTTGAGTTACAAACCT contains:
- the murC gene encoding UDP-N-acetylmuramate--L-alanine ligase, with the protein product MNSQIDFSGRPFHFIGIGGIGMSAIAYVLTKRQLPVSGSDLRPNQITRKLESLGAHIFSRQEASNLEFFRPQESADGIVLNSPAKLPVDKSNLPQVICSTAINTSNLEYKAAIELGCPILHRSDVLAALIADYYSIAVAGTHGKTTTSSMIGYMLLQAGLDPTILVGGEVNAWEGNARLGESKYLVAEADESDGSLVKHAPAIGIITNIELDHPDHYETLDEVVETFQKFAEGCQILVGSIDCDTVRDRLNPNISYSLHPDIGADYTVTNIDYRADGTTALVWEKGKALGVLNLQLLSRHNLSNALAAVAVGRALGLEFGEIAKGIATFEGARRRFEFRGEAAGITFIDDYAHHPSEIRATLAAARLQARPGQRVVAIFQPHRYSRTLTFLEEFSESFTHADLVVLTDIYSAGEPDLGQINGEQLAAEIGKQHQQVIYQPTLSSVCEFLLSNLRSGDLALFLGAGNLNQAIPEVIATLREPVQATS